The following are encoded together in the Nitrospirota bacterium genome:
- a CDS encoding IS3 family transposase (programmed frameshift), with product MERIPNGKYTKEFREESVKLVTEGGLSVVEAGRRLSLPPSTLNTWVKHYKAGKLRDIGKTHKPLTEVELELSRVKRELSEVKIERDILKKTGGVLCEGVAGRYAMIDDMRLRYPIPLLCRIFDVSASGYYARLGRPLSQRTQEDQRLEVEIMAAHKRTRETHGPERLQKELASYGLNAGICRIRRICKKLGIICKQKKKFKATTNSMHNLPVADNLLDQKFDAKAPNQVWVTDITYIPTEEGWFYLAGHKDIFTKEIVGYAMDVRMTKELVSKSLLRAVVSNRHVKGLIQHSDRGSQYCSHEYSMLLEELGMKASMSRKGNCYDNAPMESYWETLKSELVHHRRYKTRQEAIQEITEYIEIFYNRQRRQAKLGYLSPAAFEQEFYERQLVA from the exons ATGGAAAGAATTCCAAATGGGAAGTACACAAAGGAGTTTCGGGAAGAATCTGTGAAGTTGGTTACAGAAGGAGGGTTGTCTGTAGTGGAAGCAGGTCGTAGGTTATCATTACCCCCGTCGACATTAAATACATGGGTAAAGCATTACAAGGCTGGAAAGCTTAGAGATATAGGCAAGACACATAAGCCGCTGACGGAAGTAGAGCTGGAATTGTCCAGAGTTAAGAGAGAGCTTTCTGAGGTAAAGATAGAGCGGGACATATTAAAAAAAACGG GCGGCGTACTTTGCGAAGGAGTCGCTGGCAGGTACGCGATGATAGATGATATGCGACTGAGGTATCCAATACCATTACTGTGCCGGATATTTGATGTATCAGCAAGCGGGTACTATGCACGTTTGGGGCGTCCGTTAAGCCAACGTACCCAGGAGGATCAACGTTTGGAAGTAGAGATAATGGCTGCCCATAAGCGTACACGGGAAACTCATGGGCCGGAACGATTACAGAAGGAGTTGGCTTCGTATGGGCTTAATGCAGGGATTTGCCGGATCAGGAGGATATGCAAGAAGTTGGGTATAATCTGCAAACAGAAGAAGAAGTTTAAGGCAACAACCAACTCCATGCATAACCTGCCTGTAGCAGATAATTTATTAGATCAGAAATTTGATGCAAAAGCACCGAATCAGGTTTGGGTTACAGATATTACGTATATCCCTACAGAAGAAGGCTGGTTTTATCTTGCCGGACACAAGGATATATTTACCAAAGAGATTGTAGGCTATGCAATGGATGTACGGATGACAAAAGAATTGGTCAGTAAATCACTGCTTAGGGCAGTGGTATCTAATCGCCATGTTAAGGGGCTGATACAGCATTCAGACAGGGGAAGCCAGTACTGCTCCCATGAATACAGCATGTTGCTTGAGGAATTAGGTATGAAGGCATCTATGAGTAGAAAAGGAAACTGTTATGACAATGCACCTATGGAGAGTTACTGGGAAACGCTCAAGAGTGAGCTTGTTCATCACAGACGTTACAAAACAAGACAAGAAGCAATACAGGAGATTACAGAATACATTGAGATATTTTATAATAGGCAGAGACGGCAGGCTAAGTTAGGCTATCTCTCCCCTGCTGCCTTTGAACAAGAGTTCTATGAAAGGCAGCTTGTTGCATAA
- a CDS encoding ATP-binding protein has product MNIISTIMALHPVMNEKLNIAVLPVPKLLATRRDAVLPAVPGKVHAVIGMRRAGKTTFLRQLQAEWRKSIPPERVVYLSFDDDRLADLPMEQLSLLLEEYYRRYPELRGTETVRWLLDEVQLVNGWERFVRRVMDTERVEIVVSGSSAKMLSREVHSSLRGRGMETVIRPFSFREFMRHRGTEPAKHVHEFTAVDRSLIEKEFREYLAVGGFPEAQGLSGELRVDLLQGYVDTVLFRDIVERYGVTQIAALRWLTRQCLRNPAGSLSVHRLYLDLKAQGLGVAKDALHAMMGHLQDAFLISTVPLATDSERRRNSNPRKVYPVDTGLISAFDRSGRTNAGHAIETVVLHELQRRKAETGYVRTTKGYEVDFHARFPNGKEELIQVCADTGSDETIEREIRALKDVAADFPRAQQRFLMLTLDQLSAMTVKGIVSQPVYEWLLS; this is encoded by the coding sequence ATGAATATCATATCAACCATTATGGCACTGCATCCTGTTATGAATGAGAAGCTGAATATCGCTGTTTTGCCTGTACCGAAACTGTTGGCAACGCGTCGGGATGCCGTGCTGCCTGCTGTTCCCGGCAAAGTCCATGCGGTAATTGGTATGCGGCGGGCCGGAAAGACAACCTTCCTGCGCCAGTTGCAGGCAGAGTGGCGCAAATCAATACCGCCGGAGCGGGTAGTTTATCTGAGTTTTGATGACGACCGGCTGGCTGACCTGCCGATGGAACAGCTCAGCCTGTTGCTGGAAGAATATTACCGGCGATATCCTGAGCTCCGTGGCACAGAGACGGTACGATGGCTGCTTGATGAAGTCCAGCTTGTCAATGGCTGGGAGCGGTTCGTCCGCAGGGTTATGGACACAGAGCGAGTGGAGATTGTGGTGTCCGGATCATCTGCTAAGATGCTGAGCCGGGAAGTTCATTCTTCGCTCCGTGGCCGCGGCATGGAAACGGTAATCCGGCCGTTCAGCTTCAGGGAGTTTATGAGACATCGTGGAACGGAGCCGGCAAAACACGTTCATGAATTCACGGCAGTTGACCGGTCACTGATTGAGAAAGAATTTCGGGAATATCTTGCTGTAGGCGGATTCCCGGAGGCACAGGGATTGTCCGGTGAACTTCGGGTAGACCTTCTGCAGGGTTACGTGGATACCGTGTTGTTCAGAGACATCGTGGAGCGATACGGTGTTACGCAGATTGCAGCGCTTCGATGGCTGACAAGACAGTGTCTCAGAAATCCGGCAGGAAGTTTGAGCGTGCACCGCCTCTATCTGGATCTGAAGGCGCAGGGTCTTGGAGTTGCCAAGGACGCACTTCATGCCATGATGGGGCATCTGCAGGACGCCTTCCTCATAAGCACCGTGCCGCTGGCTACTGATTCTGAGCGGCGTCGCAACTCTAATCCCCGTAAAGTCTATCCTGTGGACACGGGGCTCATCAGCGCATTCGATCGCTCAGGCCGCACAAATGCCGGACACGCAATAGAAACTGTTGTACTGCATGAACTTCAACGACGTAAGGCAGAGACAGGCTATGTGCGCACAACGAAAGGGTACGAGGTAGATTTCCACGCCAGATTTCCTAACGGTAAAGAGGAGTTAATACAAGTTTGCGCTGATACAGGATCGGACGAGACAATTGAGCGTGAGATACGGGCGCTGAAGGATGTTGCCGCTGATTTTCCACGTGCACAGCAGCGATTTCTGATGCTTACCTTAGATCAACTCTCTGCAATGACTGTGAAGGGCATCGTGAGTCAGCCAGTTTATGAGTGGCTGTTGAGCTAA